In one Pseudomonas sp. MM211 genomic region, the following are encoded:
- a CDS encoding sugar phosphate isomerase/epimerase family protein, translating to MNNHERIFSLASLTVLELSPPQMVEVAARTGYSHVGLRLIPATEEEHHFPLIADLELRRQTVKRLRDTGVQVLDIEILRLKPQTRCSDFEAVLEAGGEFGASEVLVAGNDPDEARLADNFAELCDRAAPYGLHPHLEFMPWTDVANLQQAVRIMQRAGRDNGCVLVDAFHFDRSASRLEDLRQVEPSRLRYAQLCDVAGPRPDDMVEILRQARNERRFPGDGDCDLAGLLRCLPATVPLSLEIPTRHLLEQGVSAESRAQAAIDKTRALLARLQLHQ from the coding sequence ATGAACAACCACGAGCGCATTTTTTCCCTGGCCAGCCTTACTGTCCTGGAGCTGTCTCCGCCACAGATGGTCGAGGTGGCCGCCCGCACCGGATATAGCCATGTCGGACTGCGGCTGATTCCGGCGACCGAGGAGGAGCATCATTTTCCGTTGATTGCCGACCTTGAGCTGCGCAGGCAGACGGTCAAGCGCCTGCGTGATACCGGTGTGCAGGTGCTGGATATCGAGATCCTGCGGCTAAAGCCGCAAACCCGCTGCAGCGATTTCGAGGCGGTGCTCGAAGCCGGTGGTGAGTTTGGTGCGAGCGAAGTGCTGGTGGCCGGCAACGACCCCGACGAAGCACGATTGGCCGACAACTTCGCCGAGCTGTGCGACCGCGCGGCACCCTATGGCCTGCATCCGCATCTGGAGTTCATGCCCTGGACGGACGTCGCCAACCTGCAGCAGGCTGTGCGGATCATGCAGCGCGCCGGGCGTGACAATGGTTGCGTGCTGGTTGACGCTTTCCATTTCGACCGATCGGCTTCGCGCCTGGAGGATTTACGGCAGGTGGAACCATCGCGTCTTCGTTATGCCCAATTGTGCGACGTCGCCGGCCCGCGCCCCGATGACATGGTGGAGATTCTGCGCCAGGCGCGTAACGAGCGACGCTTTCCCGGTGACGGAGATTGTGACTTGGCAGGGCTGTTGCGTTGTCTACCGGCGACTGTTCCATTGAGTCTGGAAATACCCACCCGGCATTTGCTGGAGCAGGGCGTCAGCGCTGAGTCGCGGGCGCAAGCGGCTATCGACAAGACACGGGCGTTGCTGGCACGGTTGCAACTCCATCAATAG
- a CDS encoding Gfo/Idh/MocA family protein, with protein sequence MKPPLRIALIGAGIMGRQHLHHLRQLPEATLCAIVDPGPQAAQLAQEFDVPCFSDLQTLLDRRLAQAVIVANPNAAHVPTALRCIEAGLPVLLEKPVGVNLDEVRELVAAVERRGVPVLVGHHRRHNPLIAKARQLLQDGALGRLTTVTALWQLQKPDSYYDVAWRREAGAGMLLTNLIHDLDLLRHLCGEVEQVQAITSSAVRGFANEDSAAVILRFANGALGSLTGSDAVAAPWSWELTAGENPVYPRQADQPCYLLAGTGGALSIPQLKYWSYGTAGAGWHEPLQMQEQPFGVDEALRRQLAHFIAVARGEEPPLVSAADAGRTLALYEAICRAACDASACTPERF encoded by the coding sequence TTGAAACCGCCACTGCGCATCGCCCTGATCGGCGCCGGAATCATGGGCCGGCAACACCTTCATCATCTGCGTCAACTACCTGAGGCAACGCTCTGCGCGATCGTCGACCCGGGGCCACAGGCGGCGCAGTTGGCGCAGGAGTTCGATGTGCCCTGTTTCAGCGACCTGCAAACTCTGCTGGACCGGCGTCTGGCTCAGGCGGTGATCGTCGCCAATCCCAACGCTGCGCACGTACCGACTGCCCTGCGCTGCATCGAAGCCGGCTTGCCTGTGCTGCTGGAGAAACCGGTCGGCGTCAATCTGGATGAGGTGCGTGAATTGGTGGCGGCCGTCGAGCGCCGCGGCGTGCCAGTGCTGGTTGGCCATCATCGCCGTCACAATCCGTTGATCGCCAAGGCCCGTCAGCTGCTGCAGGACGGTGCGCTGGGGCGTCTGACCACGGTGACGGCGTTGTGGCAGTTGCAGAAGCCGGACAGCTACTACGATGTCGCCTGGCGCCGCGAAGCCGGCGCCGGAATGCTGTTGACCAACCTGATTCACGACCTCGATCTGCTGCGTCACCTCTGTGGGGAAGTGGAGCAAGTGCAGGCCATCACCAGCAGTGCGGTTCGCGGCTTCGCCAATGAGGACAGCGCGGCGGTGATCCTGCGTTTTGCCAATGGCGCGCTGGGCAGCCTGACCGGCTCCGATGCGGTCGCGGCGCCCTGGAGCTGGGAACTCACTGCCGGTGAAAACCCGGTTTACCCTAGGCAGGCCGACCAGCCGTGCTATCTGCTCGCCGGTACCGGCGGCGCGCTGAGCATCCCCCAGCTCAAATATTGGTCGTACGGCACGGCGGGCGCTGGCTGGCACGAGCCGCTGCAAATGCAGGAGCAGCCCTTCGGTGTCGATGAGGCGCTGCGCCGACAACTCGCGCATTTCATCGCCGTTGCTCGCGGCGAGGAGCCGCCTCTGGTCAGCGCCGCCGATGCTGGCCGCACGCTGGCACTCTACGAAGCTATCTGCCGGGCCGCTTGCGATGCCAGTGCCTGTACGCCCGAGCGCTTCTGA
- a CDS encoding IclR family transcriptional regulator, producing the protein MAGSQIERALNLLENLAGAGDVPMQTLAEQLQIPKSATHRMLTELVRLGYVRQDPQSSRYRLSTKLVALGFRYLASSGADIVQPLLDRLARESGELVRLGVIEGERQTWIAKSQGARSGLRYDPDMGRDAPLRYTASGHAWLASMTDAEALALVARQQIAEDAEFGPNAPHSDEQLLGYLRQARVRGYAAVVETSSLGTCALAAVITHPQHAGVIGVLSIAGPSARMPAERMEELVPSLIESAAELSAASQASGLFV; encoded by the coding sequence ATGGCCGGTAGCCAGATAGAGAGGGCGTTGAATCTGCTGGAGAATCTGGCGGGCGCCGGCGACGTGCCGATGCAGACATTGGCCGAGCAACTGCAGATTCCCAAGAGCGCCACGCACCGCATGCTCACCGAACTGGTGCGCCTGGGCTACGTGCGTCAGGACCCACAAAGCAGTCGCTATCGTTTGTCGACCAAGCTGGTCGCCCTGGGTTTCCGCTACCTGGCCAGCAGCGGTGCGGATATCGTGCAGCCGCTTCTCGACCGCCTGGCCCGAGAAAGTGGTGAGCTGGTGCGCCTGGGCGTGATCGAGGGCGAGCGACAGACCTGGATCGCCAAATCCCAGGGCGCTCGCTCCGGTCTGCGTTATGACCCGGACATGGGGCGTGACGCACCGCTGCGCTATACCGCCTCCGGCCACGCCTGGCTGGCCAGCATGACGGATGCCGAGGCGCTGGCGCTGGTAGCGCGACAGCAAATCGCCGAAGACGCCGAGTTCGGGCCCAACGCACCGCATAGCGACGAGCAATTGCTGGGCTACCTGCGTCAGGCGCGTGTTCGGGGTTATGCCGCGGTGGTGGAAACATCCTCGCTCGGAACCTGCGCACTGGCGGCGGTTATCACTCACCCACAGCATGCCGGTGTGATCGGCGTGCTAAGTATCGCCGGGCCGAGCGCGCGCATGCCGGCCGAGCGCATGGAAGAATTGGTGCCGAGTCTGATCGAGTCTGCAGCGGAGCTTTCCGCTGCCAGCCAGGCCTCGGGGCTGTTCGTCTGA
- a CDS encoding tripartite tricarboxylate transporter TctB family protein, translated as MTTSKKVPVGELTFCVLLVGFSIAVLYQAYLISGFSSISSPGAFPLGAGAVLLISALRVLYELRGKPTHGEGWVASAKRFSHEHFPRHIVVFTLLSVAYLAVIQWASFYVSTFVFLMLSIVYLRRGKVLSALFASGISVLAIYLLFTLAFSVYLP; from the coding sequence ATGACTACATCGAAAAAGGTACCGGTGGGTGAACTCACCTTCTGCGTACTGCTGGTGGGTTTCAGCATCGCCGTGCTCTATCAGGCGTATCTGATTTCCGGTTTTTCCTCGATCAGCTCACCGGGCGCCTTTCCCCTCGGGGCCGGCGCAGTGCTGCTGATCTCCGCACTGCGCGTGCTTTACGAGCTACGCGGCAAACCCACTCACGGAGAAGGCTGGGTGGCGTCGGCAAAACGTTTCAGCCACGAGCATTTCCCCCGTCACATCGTCGTCTTCACCCTGCTTTCAGTGGCTTATCTGGCAGTGATCCAGTGGGCGAGCTTCTATGTCAGCACCTTCGTCTTCCTGATGCTCTCCATCGTCTACCTGCGGCGCGGCAAGGTGCTCTCGGCACTGTTCGCCAGCGGCATCTCGGTGCTGGCCATCTACCTCCTGTTCACCCTGGCGTTCAGCGTCTACCTGCCCTGA
- a CDS encoding tripartite tricarboxylate transporter permease translates to MSDTFSYLLMAWMDPNLLMLTALGTFAGIYIGAIPGLSVTMAVSILVSFTFSWDVNDALALIVGIFIGGVYGGARSAILLNIPGGPSSVATSFDGYPLAKLGEAGRAIGLSTVMSVIGGLVGTVVLACAAPILGDLALKFAPRDYFLIAAIGLMLVGSLADGSLAKGIFAVALGAVIGMVGMDPVTAEGRFTMGQMELMGGIHYVVVMIGLFGVAEALFQLHNLSTQAVKQKVDKIIPSLAMVIKFLPLSLRTSVIGVLVGVLPGVGGEIAALLAYDHAKRTVKNPTRPFGEGAYEGLVAPETANSAAVGSAYVPMLTLGMPGDAVTAVIIGALVIHGLNPGPMLMVENPHIFWFTVGNLALANIFLLIFGLMGIKLFAKVVELPKAVLIPLILVLCTVGSYSLNSSMTEVYWMLGFGLLGYFLKAFGFQMGPIILGVILGPLMDSSYRQAMASVGDNPVELLGEMVSSPLSLILTSALVLVLLSNTPLFGWLKRKRKAASAQS, encoded by the coding sequence ATGAGCGATACCTTTTCTTACCTGCTGATGGCCTGGATGGATCCAAACCTCCTGATGCTCACAGCGCTCGGCACTTTCGCCGGCATCTACATCGGCGCCATTCCCGGCTTGTCGGTGACCATGGCGGTGTCCATCCTGGTGTCCTTCACCTTCTCCTGGGATGTGAACGACGCCCTGGCGCTGATCGTCGGCATCTTCATCGGCGGTGTGTATGGCGGTGCGCGCAGCGCGATTCTGCTGAACATTCCAGGAGGGCCATCTTCGGTGGCCACCTCGTTCGATGGCTACCCGCTGGCCAAGCTCGGCGAGGCCGGCCGGGCGATTGGCCTGAGCACCGTGATGTCGGTGATCGGTGGGCTGGTCGGCACCGTGGTGCTGGCCTGCGCCGCGCCGATTCTCGGTGACCTGGCGCTGAAATTCGCGCCACGCGACTACTTCCTGATCGCTGCCATCGGCCTGATGCTGGTCGGCAGCCTGGCCGACGGCAGCCTGGCCAAGGGCATCTTCGCGGTCGCGTTGGGAGCGGTCATCGGCATGGTCGGCATGGATCCGGTCACCGCCGAAGGGCGCTTCACCATGGGCCAGATGGAGCTGATGGGCGGCATCCACTACGTGGTGGTGATGATCGGCCTGTTCGGCGTTGCCGAAGCGCTGTTCCAGCTGCACAACCTCAGCACCCAGGCGGTCAAGCAGAAGGTCGACAAAATCATTCCGTCCCTGGCGATGGTCATCAAGTTCCTGCCGCTGTCGCTGCGCACCTCGGTGATCGGCGTACTGGTGGGCGTACTGCCAGGCGTTGGTGGCGAGATCGCCGCCCTGCTCGCTTACGACCATGCCAAGCGCACGGTCAAGAACCCGACTCGCCCCTTCGGTGAAGGCGCCTATGAAGGCCTGGTGGCACCAGAAACCGCCAACAGCGCCGCGGTGGGCAGTGCCTACGTACCGATGCTGACCCTCGGCATGCCGGGCGACGCGGTCACTGCAGTGATCATTGGCGCGCTGGTCATCCACGGCCTCAACCCCGGCCCGATGCTGATGGTGGAGAACCCGCACATCTTCTGGTTCACCGTCGGCAACCTGGCGCTGGCCAACATCTTCCTGCTGATCTTCGGTCTGATGGGCATCAAGCTGTTCGCCAAGGTCGTGGAGCTGCCCAAGGCCGTGCTGATCCCGCTGATTCTGGTGCTCTGCACCGTCGGTTCGTACTCGCTGAACAGCAGCATGACCGAGGTGTACTGGATGCTCGGCTTCGGCCTGCTCGGCTACTTCCTCAAGGCCTTTGGCTTCCAGATGGGGCCGATCATCCTCGGCGTCATTCTCGGCCCGTTGATGGACAGCTCCTACCGCCAGGCCATGGCCTCGGTCGGCGACAACCCCGTCGAGCTGCTTGGCGAAATGGTCAGCAGCCCGCTGTCACTGATTCTCACCAGCGCACTGGTGCTGGTGCTCCTGAGCAATACCCCGCTGTTCGGCTGGCTCAAGCGCAAGCGCAAGGCCGCATCGGCTCAATCTTGA
- a CDS encoding tripartite tricarboxylate transporter substrate binding protein, whose amino-acid sequence MLKQLLTGVAFSLSALTLALPAYADYPERSIQAVIPWGAGGATDNVMRSLAPYVEKELGTKLILNNRPGGTAVIGSSYVLQQKPTGYTLLLGAENPQLYPVLGLAKFDYSDFYPVNIIGQNVVVIATNADSPFNSMADLLAAAKDKPDTLRMGSTGAGGLPSTVHAMVNAVGELKVREVTFGGDGPGITALMGKHIDFMPLSLAAAQELVRSGKLKALAVLAAEEVPELPGVEPITKALPDIGEYLPWGPFWGAFVHKDTPDDIKQKLVEAYSKAVANEEFQGFLKNYGAQSLNLNGAEAEQFLKRWQSVTAWSMYKAKAIEISPDSVGIPQP is encoded by the coding sequence ATGCTCAAGCAACTACTTACCGGCGTCGCATTTTCCCTTAGCGCACTGACGCTCGCCCTGCCCGCCTACGCCGATTACCCCGAGCGCAGCATTCAGGCAGTCATTCCCTGGGGCGCCGGTGGCGCCACCGACAACGTGATGCGCAGCCTGGCGCCCTACGTCGAGAAAGAACTGGGTACCAAGCTGATCCTCAACAACCGTCCTGGCGGTACCGCGGTAATCGGCAGCAGCTACGTGCTGCAGCAGAAACCCACCGGTTACACCCTGCTGCTGGGCGCCGAAAACCCGCAGCTGTACCCGGTACTCGGCCTGGCCAAGTTCGACTACAGCGACTTCTACCCGGTCAACATCATTGGCCAGAACGTCGTGGTAATCGCCACCAACGCCGACAGTCCGTTCAACTCCATGGCCGACCTGCTGGCCGCAGCCAAGGACAAGCCGGACACCCTGCGCATGGGCTCCACCGGCGCAGGCGGCCTGCCGAGCACCGTGCATGCCATGGTCAACGCCGTTGGCGAGCTGAAGGTGCGTGAAGTGACCTTCGGCGGCGACGGCCCCGGTATCACCGCACTGATGGGCAAGCACATCGACTTCATGCCGCTGAGCCTGGCAGCCGCCCAGGAACTGGTGCGCTCCGGCAAACTCAAGGCACTGGCCGTACTGGCTGCCGAAGAAGTGCCGGAACTGCCTGGCGTAGAACCGATCACCAAAGCCCTGCCGGACATCGGTGAGTACCTGCCGTGGGGCCCGTTCTGGGGCGCCTTCGTGCACAAGGACACGCCGGACGACATCAAGCAGAAGCTGGTCGAGGCCTACTCCAAAGCCGTTGCCAATGAAGAGTTCCAGGGCTTCCTGAAGAACTACGGGGCGCAGAGCCTGAACCTCAACGGCGCCGAGGCCGAGCAGTTCCTCAAGCGCTGGCAGTCGGTTACCGCTTGGTCGATGTACAAGGCCAAGGCGATCGAAATCTCGCCTGACAGCGTCGGTATCCCGCAACCGTAA
- a CDS encoding helix-turn-helix domain-containing protein: MLKRSEVAVPIFKLYGETTAWPTPDLIHCESIPERSRLHGWEIKPHRHGDLVQLLFIQAGCAELEVEGSIHQVATPTLLLVPALSVHGFRFSQDTQGYVLSLAQPLVEQISLGLDSQLMKRSVCYALNDGVDELHGMFEAIAEEYALHAAGRDLRLQALITLLLVALHRRWLAMAKPQSPERDRGREHVDAFTTLLEAQLRQHWPIERYAQALGISAAHLNALCRRLAGQSALQMINQRLVLEAKRCLVYTNMNVNQVSDSLGFSEPAYFSRFFKRETGIAPKVFRVQR; encoded by the coding sequence ATGCTGAAGCGTTCAGAGGTGGCGGTGCCGATCTTCAAGCTGTACGGGGAAACCACCGCTTGGCCGACGCCGGACCTTATTCACTGCGAGTCGATTCCCGAGCGCAGTCGTTTGCACGGCTGGGAAATCAAGCCCCACCGGCATGGCGATCTGGTTCAGTTGCTGTTCATTCAGGCGGGCTGCGCGGAACTGGAAGTGGAGGGCAGCATTCACCAGGTGGCCACGCCAACGTTGCTGTTGGTGCCTGCCCTCAGCGTCCATGGCTTTCGTTTCTCCCAGGATACCCAGGGCTATGTGCTGAGCCTGGCTCAGCCGCTGGTTGAGCAGATAAGCCTGGGGCTGGACAGCCAACTGATGAAGCGCTCCGTGTGCTACGCGCTGAACGATGGGGTGGATGAGCTGCATGGCATGTTCGAGGCGATCGCCGAGGAGTACGCACTTCATGCTGCAGGGCGGGATCTGCGACTGCAGGCTTTGATCACCTTGCTGCTGGTAGCGCTGCATCGCCGCTGGCTGGCCATGGCCAAACCCCAGAGCCCGGAGCGCGACCGGGGGCGAGAGCATGTCGACGCTTTCACCACGCTGCTCGAGGCGCAGTTGCGTCAGCATTGGCCCATCGAGCGATATGCCCAGGCATTGGGCATCAGCGCGGCGCATCTCAATGCGCTGTGTCGACGTTTGGCGGGGCAGTCCGCGTTGCAGATGATCAATCAGCGGCTGGTGCTGGAGGCCAAGCGCTGCCTGGTGTACACCAATATGAATGTCAATCAGGTATCTGACAGCCTGGGCTTTTCCGAGCCGGCGTACTTTTCCAGGTTTTTCAAGCGCGAAACGGGCATTGCGCCCAAGGTGTTTCGCGTACAGCGTTAG
- the pobA gene encoding 4-hydroxybenzoate 3-monooxygenase, with protein sequence MKTQVAIIGAGPSGLLLGQLLSNAGIDNVIVERQSPEYVLGRIRAGVLEQGMVDLLREAGVAERLDREGLVHDGFELAFNGRCEHIDLKGLTGGKSVTVYGQTEVTRDLMQARQANGGITLYGVGDVKPQDMDSDQPYLTFTHQGQPVRLDCDYIAGCDGFHGVSRQSIPTHKLKEFERVYPFGWLGILADTPPVNDELIYANHPRGFALCSMRSATRTRYYLQVGADERVEDWSDQRFWDELKTRLPEAVAQRLVTGPSIEKSIAPLRSFVVEPMQYGRLFLLGDAAHIVPPTGAKGLNLAASDVNTLYRILLKVYREGRPEAIEQYSAICLRRIWKAERFSWWMTSMLHRFPDTDDFSRRMQETELDYFVSSEAGRRTIAENYVGLPYEDVS encoded by the coding sequence ATGAAAACACAAGTCGCCATTATCGGCGCCGGCCCATCAGGGCTGCTGTTGGGCCAACTGCTCAGCAATGCAGGCATAGACAATGTAATCGTCGAGCGGCAAAGCCCTGAATACGTGCTGGGCCGTATCCGTGCCGGCGTGCTGGAGCAAGGCATGGTCGATCTGCTGCGCGAAGCTGGAGTAGCCGAGCGCCTGGATCGCGAGGGCCTGGTACATGATGGCTTCGAGCTGGCCTTCAACGGTCGATGCGAACACATCGACCTCAAGGGGCTGACTGGCGGCAAGAGCGTCACGGTCTACGGCCAGACCGAAGTAACCCGTGACCTGATGCAGGCCAGGCAAGCCAACGGCGGCATTACCCTGTACGGGGTCGGTGACGTCAAACCCCAAGACATGGACAGCGACCAGCCCTACCTGACCTTCACGCACCAGGGGCAGCCCGTTCGCTTGGACTGTGACTACATCGCGGGTTGCGACGGCTTCCACGGTGTATCCCGGCAATCCATTCCGACGCACAAGCTCAAGGAGTTCGAGCGGGTCTATCCCTTCGGCTGGCTCGGCATTCTGGCCGACACACCGCCGGTCAACGATGAACTGATCTACGCCAACCACCCCCGCGGTTTTGCCCTGTGCAGCATGCGCTCCGCCACCCGCACCCGTTACTACCTCCAGGTTGGCGCCGATGAGCGTGTCGAGGACTGGTCAGATCAACGTTTCTGGGACGAACTGAAAACCCGCCTGCCCGAGGCCGTCGCACAGCGCCTGGTAACCGGCCCGTCGATCGAGAAGAGCATCGCGCCGCTGCGCAGCTTCGTGGTCGAGCCCATGCAGTACGGGCGCCTGTTCCTGCTTGGCGACGCCGCCCACATCGTGCCGCCAACCGGCGCCAAGGGGCTGAACCTGGCCGCCAGTGACGTCAATACGCTGTATCGCATTCTGCTCAAGGTCTATCGCGAGGGTCGCCCGGAGGCCATCGAGCAATACTCGGCAATTTGCCTGCGGCGCATCTGGAAGGCCGAACGCTTCTCCTGGTGGATGACCTCGATGCTGCATCGGTTCCCCGATACCGATGACTTCAGCCGGCGCATGCAGGAAACCGAACTCGACTACTTCGTCTCTTCGGAAGCCGGCCGCCGCACCATTGCCGAGAACTACGTCGGCCTGCCGTATGAAGACGTGAGCTAG
- a CDS encoding TRAP transporter substrate-binding protein, giving the protein MLKLSKALMTLLAASAISFQAHADEAEVTLKIHHFLPAHSVTQADFLKPWAEKVTQESNGRIQFQFYPSMQLGGTPPQLFDQARDGVADIVWTLPGYTSGRFPLASAFELPFMSRSSEASSQAMWDFLDAHGQKEFAGVHLLATHLTDGALLHTVKKPIRTLADFRGLKLRSANRVSTKLISMLGATPVAMPVPQVPESLSKGVVDGAVLPWDVVPALKLHELVKYHTEMAPGQPALMHTALVLAMNPAKYASLPDDLRQIIDNNSGRELSRQAGHIWDTNVIETGHKLAESRGNEIYVLPAEEQAKWVAIGSKLDQDWIKEVESKGNENGAALLQEVRERVESYNAKLAN; this is encoded by the coding sequence ATGCTCAAGCTTTCAAAAGCTCTCATGACGCTATTGGCCGCCAGCGCGATCAGCTTCCAGGCACATGCAGACGAAGCCGAGGTAACCCTCAAGATTCATCACTTCCTGCCTGCTCATTCGGTGACCCAGGCCGACTTCCTCAAGCCCTGGGCCGAGAAAGTCACCCAGGAATCCAACGGCCGTATCCAGTTCCAGTTCTACCCGTCCATGCAACTGGGCGGTACCCCGCCGCAACTGTTCGACCAGGCCCGTGATGGCGTCGCCGATATCGTCTGGACCCTGCCGGGCTACACCAGCGGCCGCTTCCCCCTGGCATCGGCCTTCGAGCTGCCGTTCATGAGCCGCTCCTCCGAGGCCAGCAGCCAGGCCATGTGGGACTTCCTCGACGCTCACGGGCAGAAAGAATTCGCCGGCGTACACCTGCTGGCCACGCACTTGACCGACGGCGCACTGCTGCACACCGTGAAAAAGCCGATCCGCACCCTGGCCGATTTCCGTGGCCTAAAACTGCGCTCGGCCAACCGCGTGTCGACCAAACTGATCTCCATGCTCGGCGCCACCCCGGTGGCCATGCCAGTGCCGCAGGTGCCCGAGTCGCTGTCCAAGGGTGTAGTCGACGGCGCCGTCCTGCCGTGGGATGTGGTGCCCGCACTGAAGCTGCACGAGTTGGTCAAGTACCACACAGAGATGGCGCCCGGTCAGCCGGCGCTGATGCACACCGCCCTGGTGCTGGCGATGAACCCCGCCAAGTACGCCAGCCTGCCCGATGACCTGCGCCAGATCATCGACAACAACAGCGGTCGCGAACTGTCGCGCCAAGCCGGGCATATCTGGGACACCAACGTGATCGAAACCGGCCACAAACTGGCCGAGTCGCGCGGCAACGAGATCTATGTATTGCCCGCCGAAGAGCAGGCCAAGTGGGTCGCCATCGGTAGCAAGCTGGATCAGGACTGGATCAAGGAAGTGGAAAGCAAGGGCAACGAGAACGGTGCAGCGCTGTTGCAAGAAGTCCGCGAACGGGTGGAAAGCTACAACGCCAAATTGGCCAATTGA
- a CDS encoding TRAP transporter small permease: MIENPVYPGQAHRARPLGQLLDTLARLLALAGGLVLVAITLLSAYSITMRSFFDAPLLGDVELVQMGCGIAVVSFLPLCQLRRGNVIVDAFTLNASAAVRRGLDTLGCLLMAGCAMLLAWRSVIGTLDTYSNGEESIIMGIPMWWSMTPFAPAFTLLTIVSLYTAWLDFHGEGDRS, translated from the coding sequence ATGATCGAAAACCCGGTTTACCCAGGACAGGCGCATCGCGCCCGACCGCTCGGCCAACTGCTCGATACCCTGGCCAGGCTGCTCGCGTTGGCGGGAGGCCTGGTTCTGGTAGCGATTACCCTGCTGTCTGCCTACAGCATCACCATGCGCAGTTTCTTCGACGCTCCGCTGCTCGGCGACGTGGAATTGGTACAGATGGGCTGCGGCATCGCCGTGGTCAGTTTCCTGCCGCTGTGCCAGCTGCGCCGTGGCAACGTCATCGTCGACGCCTTCACCCTCAACGCCTCCGCCGCCGTGCGGCGTGGCCTGGACACCCTGGGCTGCCTGCTGATGGCTGGCTGCGCCATGCTGCTGGCTTGGCGCTCGGTGATCGGCACCCTGGACACCTACAGCAACGGCGAGGAGTCGATCATCATGGGCATCCCCATGTGGTGGTCGATGACCCCATTCGCCCCCGCCTTCACGCTGCTGACCATCGTTTCTCTCTACACCGCCTGGCTGGACTTCCACGGTGAAGGGGATCGCTCATGA